ACTGGTAGGGGAACACCCAGTAGATCGACGGCGGGGTGGGCAGCGACATCAGCATGTCGACCAGGCTCTGCGCCTGCTGGCGGAACGTGGCCGGGTCCGTCCCCTGCAGCACGTCGTTGCCGCCCAGCTCGATGGTCACCAGGTCCGGCGCCAGGGTGCTCGTCGTCTGCCGCCAGCCCTCGAGGTCGGTGAGGAACGGCACCGCCAGGGTGGCCGAGGACCAGGCGCCGTCGACGGTCGTGATGCCCGAGGTCTCCCCGCCGTCGTAGACCATCAGGCCGGCGAACACCACGTCCGAGGCGGCGGTGACGACGACCGTGTGGTCGCCCCCGGTCGCGAAGGTGGCTCGGGTCCGGCTGGCGGGGGCCGGCGTCTCCGTGGTGGTGGAGACGCTGACCGGCGGCCCACCGTCCACGGTGTAGCTGAAGGTGCCGGCCAGCGGGGCCCCGACCCAGCACAGGTCGACCGACGTGCCGGTCACCGAGAACGTCAGGCTGGCTCCCGGCGCCATCTCCAGGGCCTTGTGGCCGAGGTCGGCGAAGCCGTAGCCCGCCTCCGCCGAGCCGTCGCGCATGACCAGCGTGCCCTCGGAGGCGCTGTAGCGGTTGCCCCAGGGGGAGTCCGGGCCGTAGACCCGCTGGCGGGCGGGGACGTAGTCGGCGCGGCCGCCGCCCGGGTCGGCGGCGTGCAGCGCGTCGGAGACCTGGGTGAACCAGCGGCTCTCCACGGTCGAGGCGCCCTGGCCCTCGGCGAGGGACTCCCCGATCGAGTACCAGACGGCGGGTTCGGACGCCCGGCCGGCCAGCGCGGCTCGCCACTGGTCGAGCACCCCCACCGTCCGTGTCGCCGACGGTGCGGGTGCACCGGCGCCGCTGCGGCACGAGCCGGCGGTGAGGAGGACGACGACGACCAGCAGGCAGGTCAGCAGGGAGCGGGTTCTCACGCGTCGCCGCTCAGCCGATCCAGCGGGCGAACCACACGTCGTCGACCAGCCGGCCGTCGGGCAGGGCGAACTCGTGGTGGAAGCGGGCCTCCTCGGCGAAGCCGGCGCGCGTGTAGAGGTCGACGGCCGTGGCGTTGGTGGCCAGGGCGCGGACCTCCACCTTGCGGGCGCCGCGGACGCGGGCCTCCTCCACGGCGGCGGCGAGGAGCTTCGCCCCGATGCCCTGGCCGCGCGCGGCGGGTGAGACCAGCAGGTTCAGCAGCCGGAGGACGTGGGCGTTGCTGGGTGCCGTGAACTGGCGGTCGAGGTCGACGTGGCCGAGGATCACCCCGTCCGGCTCCTCGACCGCGACGAGGACGTCGCCGGGTTGCCGGTGGGGCCCGAAGAAGGGCTCGTCGACGCCGGTCCGCGGCCGCGCGCGCAGCTCCAGCGCCCAGGCCGCGTTCTCCAGCGTGGCGAGGGCGTGCTCGTTCTCCGGCCCGGCCGGGTGAACCTCGATCCACGGCACCGGACGACCGTAGCAGTGGCGGCTTCACTTGATAATTCAACTCATTCCTCGTACACTCGGTGCAGCGCCAGACGGTGCTGATCCTGCGACCGAGAGCCGACCATGACCTCCCTGTTCGAACGCGGCGTCCCCGCCGGTGCCTACGACGCGTTCCTGCCCGGGGCGGTGGCCGCCAGCCGCCGTCAGCCGCTGTGGCAGCCGGAGGACGGGCCGCTGCCCTCGCTGTTCCTCAGCCACGGCGCCCCGCCGCTGCTGGACGACCCGGAGTGGATGGCCAAGCTGCTGGCGTGGTCGCTCTCGATGCCCAAGCCGCGCTCGATCCTCATCGTCAGCGCGCACTGGGAGTCCGCCCCGCTCTCGCTGTCCTCGAGCGTGGCGGCCGCCCCGCTGGTCTACGACTTCGGCGGCTTCCACCCCCGCTACTACGCGCTGACCTACCCGACGCCCGACGCCTCGGCGCTGGCGTCGCGGGTGCACGCGGTGATGGGTGACGCGACCCCGGTGCACGAGCACGCCGAGCGCGGCCTGGACCACGGCGCCTGGGTGCCGCTGATGGTGATGTACCCGCTGGCCGACGTGCCCGTCCTGCAGCTGAGCCTGCCCACGGAGGACCCGGGCGACCTGCTGGCCCTCGGCGGCCGTCTCCGCGCCCTGCGCGAGGAGGGCGTGCTGGTCATCGGATCGGGTTTCACCACGCACGGGCTGCCGTTCCTGACCCGCGCCAACGCCGCCGGGGAGGTGCCCACCTGGTCCTCCGACTTCGACCAGTGGGCGGCCGAGCTGCTGGCGGCGGGCGACGTCGACGGGCTCGCCGGCTTCCGCGACCACGCGCCCGGCATGCCCTGGTGCCACCCGACGGTCGAGCACTTCATCCCGATGTTCGTCACCTTCGGCGCCGCCTCCGCCCCGCCCGCGTCGGCCCTCACCACCATCGACGGCTACATGATGGGGCTGTCCCGCCGATCGTTCCAGCTGGGATGAGCCCTTCGACGGGCTGATGGGGAAGCGGACGGGCTCACGGCGCGACAGCGCGGCATCCGGCACGATGGAGCCGTGACCGAGCCGCAGCAGACCTGGCCCGCCGGCGTCGGACGGATGCTGGCGGGGGCGGCCGAGCGCGGCCTCGCCGTGGAGGTGCGGCCCCGGCCGGCGGCCCGCAGCCTGGAGGAGGCGGCCGGGCTGCTCGGGATCACCCCGGCCGACATCGCCAAGACGCTGGTGCTGCGCCGCTCCGACGGCAGCTACCTGTTCGCCGTGCTGCCCGGCGACACCCAGCTGGCGTGGCCGAAGTTCCGTGCCCTGGTCGGGGTGAACAAGCTGACGCTGCCCGACGCCGCCGAGGCCCTGGCCGCCACGGGCTACGCCCGGGGGACGATCACGCCGGTGGGCAGCACCACGGCCTGGCCGCTCTGGGTCGACACCCGGCTGGCCGGTCGACGGGTCGCGATGGGTGCGGGGGACCACGGGTTCAGCGCCTTCCTCGACGCCGACGCGCTGGTCACCGCCTACGCCGGCACGGTCGCCGACCTGGCCGGCTGAGCCCGCCGCGACGGCCGGGGAACGTGCGCCGCCGCCCTACACTTCCCGGCATGGCCAAGACGGGGGTCCTCAGCCGACGCGTGCTCGCGACGGTCTGGCTGGTGGTCGGGGCCGCGATGGTCGCCGTCCCGGTCTGGCTCGGCTGGACGCGCTGGCAGCCGGTGCTGATGGGCCACCCGCTGATGCTCGGGCTCACCATCGGCTGCGGACTGCTCGGTTTCGTCGCCCTGGCCTGGGCCTTCGCCAGCCTGGTGCTCGGGGACCGCTCCGAGGACGACGAGACCCGCCCCCGCACCGAGCGGCAGCGGGCCCGGCGGGCCAGCCGACGGATCGCCCTCGCCGTGCCGGCGCTGTTCGTCTGCGTGCTGCTGGTGGGCGCCCTCGCCTGGTCGCGACCGTTCCCCGCCTCGCCCGTCGCCGTCGCGGCCATGCGCTCCGGGGGTGACGTCCGGGTGTCGGACCGGCTGACCTGGTTCGAGATGGCCTCGACCGCCCGGGACGACGACGACCAGGTGGTCCGGCCCACCACCGGGCTGGTCTTCGTGCCCGGCGCCCGCGTCGACCCCCGCGCCTACGCCAACGTCCTGCGACCGCTGGCCCGGGCGGGCTACCTCGTCACCGTCCTCAAGGAGCCGTTCGGGGTGTCCTTCGTCGACGCGGGCCACCCGGAGCGGGTGATGGCCGCCCACCCCGAGATCGCCCAGTGGGTGGTCGCCGGGCACTCGCTCGGTGGCGTCACCGCCGCCTCCTTCGCCGACGGCACCCCGACGGTCGGCGACGCCCGGGTGGCGGGGCTCGTGCTGTGGGCGTCCTACCCGGCGCGTCGGCTGGAGCGCCCCGACCTCCGCGTCACGTCGGTGGCGGGCGAGCGGGACGGCCTGAGCACCCCGGCCACGATCGACGCGGCCAAGGACGACCTGCCGCCCGACACCACCTACGTGGTGGTGCCCGGCGCGGTGCACAGCTGGTTCGGCGACTACGGCGACCAGCCGGGCGACGGGACGCCCACGGGCGACCGGGCGGCGGCGCAGGCGCAGATCACGAAGGCCACCCGGGCCGTGCTGGCCGCGGTGACCCCGAAGCCGCCCGCGAAGAAGAAGTAGCGCCGTCCGCTCCGCCGCCGTCCCGGGCCGCTCGCCCCGGCGGCACCTCCCTAGGATCAGGGGCATGAGCGCACAGGGACTGCAGCAGGCCCAGGACAAGATGGTCGCCGCCGGGGTGAACCCGCAGGCCATCGAGGTCTTCAGCCACTACTACCACCAGCTCGAGGAGGGCGTCAGCGGCGTCATCTCCGAGGACAGCATCGACCCGCTGGAGGACCCCGACCTGCTCAGCGACGTCACGATCAGCGACGAGGAGGCCCGGTCCGCCCTCGCCGCCACCGTGATCATCAAGCTCAACGGCGGGCTCGGCACGTCGATGGGGCTGGACCGCGCCAAGTCCCTGCTGACCGTCCGGGACGGCAAGAGCTTCCTCGACCTCATCGTCGACCAGGTCCGCGCCGCCCGCGCCAGCTCCGGCGCCACCCTGCCGCTGGTCTTCATGAACAGCTTCCGCACCCGCGAGGACACCCTCGCCGCCCTGGCCGGCTACGACGACCTCGCCGTCGAGGGCCTCGACCTCGACTTCCTGCAGAGCCAGGAGCCCCGGCTGCGCGCCGACGACCTGACGCCGGTCGCGTGGCCGGCGGACCCGACGCTTGAGTGGTGCCCGCCCGGGCACGGCGACCTCTACCCGGCGCTGGAGGCGTCCGGTCTCCTGGACCGGCTGCTGGCGCTGGGCTACCGCTACGCCTCCGTCTCCAACTCCGACAACCTGGGCGCTGCCCCCGACGCCACCATCGCCGGCTGGTTCGCCGCCAGCGGTGCCCCCTACGCGGCCGAGATCTGCCGTCGGACGGCGGCGGACCGCAAGGGCGGTCACCTGGCCGTCCGCAAGGCGGACCGCCAGCTGATCCTGCGCGACACCGCGCAGACGGCCAAGGAGGAGATGCACTACTTCACCGACGAGCACCGGCACCCGTACTTCCACACCAACAACCTGTGGTTCGACCTCCAGGTGCTCTCCCGCACCCTCAAGGAGCGGGGGTCGGTGCTGGGCCTGCCGCTGATCAAGAACGAGAAGACGGTCGACCCCGCCGACCCGACCTCGACGCCGGTGGTCCAGATCGAGTGCGCGATGGGTGCGGCGGTCGAGGTCTTCGACGGCGCGACGGCGATCGGTGTCGGCCGCGAGCGCTTCCTGCCGGTCAAGACGACGAATGACCTGCTGCTGCTGCGCTCCGACGTCTACGAGGTCGACGACGCGGGCCACCTGGTGCGGGTGACCGACCCGGCGCCACTGGTCGACCTGGCCGGCGACCACTACAAGACGATCTCGGCCTTCGACGCGCGCTTCCCGGCCGGCGCCCCGTCGCTCCGGCGGGCCAGCGGCCTGGCCGTCGAGGGGGACTGGACCTTCGAGGCCGACGTCACCGTCGTCGGCGCCGGACGGCTGCCCGACGAGGGCGGGCCGCGCACCGTGCCCGCCGGGACCGTGCTGCAGGGCTGAGCGGACCAGCGCCGGCTGGCCGCGGTCGACGGGGGCCCGCACCCCCAGGGGTGCGGGCCCCCGTGCCCGTCGTGGTCAGACGGTGGTGACGACCTCGTCGTAGCCCAGCCGCGGCTGGCGCGGGCGGTAGGACTCCGCCGAGGGGTGGCCCAGGTTGACCACCATGAAGACGCGGTGGCGGCCGTCGGGGAAGAACTCCCGGCTGACGGCGTCGGCGTCGAAGCCGCCCATCGGACCGGCGGCCAGGCCCGCGGCGCGGACGGCCAGGATGAAGTAGCCCGCCTGCAGCACGGCGTTGGTGTGGGCCGCGGCGGCGCGACCGGCCTCGTCGGCGAACCCGGCCTTCGCGTTCGGGTAGACGGGGAAGACACGGTCCAGCTCGTCGTGGAAGTCGACGTCGGCGGCCAGCAGCGCCACCAGGGGGGCCGCGCCGGTCCGCTCCTTGTTGCCGCCGGCCATGTGCTCGACCAGACGCGCCCGAGCCTCGGGGGAGCGGACGAGCACCATCCGGAGGGGCTGGGTGTTCATCGCCGTCGGACCCCACTTGAGGAGGTCGTGCACGGCGCGCACCTGGGCGTCGGTGACGGGCTGGTCGGAGAAGCGGTAGGCGGTGGCCGCCTGTCGGAAGAGCTGGTCGGCGACCCCCGCCGGGACGGCGAGCGGGGCGTCGAACTCCTGCTCGAAGGCGTTCAGGTCGGCGGCGTTCACATCGAGGTCGGTCACGGTTGATTCAACGTTCAATTAGTTTGGCTATTCCTCCGTCCGTGCGACGCCCGTCACGACGGGCCTCCGCCCGGTCTGCGACCATGGGTGGCTCTCGACCAGCCGGAGGTGTCATGGACGACCAGCACGTGCCCGCCTGGCACGAGGCGCTGGCCTACGCCGTGACCGGTGTCCGCTTCGACGACCTCGGGCGCCAGCCCCGTCCCGACCTCGACGCCCTGACCGCGCTGCTGCGCCCGCGCCTGGGCGCGGAGGTCGACGTCGCCGAGCTGACCCGGGCCCACCCGCTGCCGGCCGACCTCGCCGAGGGTCTGGGTGCGGCCCAGCTGGGGGCGGCGCTGGCGGAGCTCCGCCGCCGGCTGACCGGGCCGTCGCCGACCGTGGTTGCCGGCGAGCGACCGCTCACCGCCGACGAGCGCCGCCTGCTGCAGGACGTGCCGCCCCACCACGGCGTCTGAGGCGGAGCGGCGGCCGGTTCTGCGTCAGCCCCGGTTCTGCGCCCGGAGCAGGTCGCGGATCTCGGCCAGCAGGTCCTCGGTGGACGCGGCCTGCTCGGGCTCGTCGGCCTTGCGGACCCGGCTGAACCGGTTGTAGGGGACGACGACGGCGAAGTACAGCACGGCCGCGGTGAGGACGAAGGTGATCAGCGCGGTCAGGAAGTTGCCGACGTTGATGCCGCGCACGGCGACGTCGCTGAGCCCCTCCACCCGCACGACCAGACCCAGCAGGTCGAGGACGATGCTGGTGAACGCCTGGACGACCGCGGCGAAGACGGTGCCCATGATGAAGGCCACCGCCAGCTCGATGAGGTTCCCCCGCAGGAGGAACTCCTTGAATCCCTGCAGCATCGTGCTTCCTCCGGCGAGTTCGGTGATCGGGCTGGGACGCCGGACGGTAGCAGGGCGACGCCGGGGCGGGCGGGACTGCGGTCAGTGCCAGGTCAGGGTCAGCGGACCCGCCACCGCCGCCCGGGCGAGCGCCGTCGCGGTGCCCGTCGGCACCTCGACCAGCACGAGACCTCCGTCACTGCCGGTCGCGGTCTCCTCGTCCACGTGCGGCACGGTCACCACCCGGGCGCTCCGGGCGACGACGGACGCGCCGCCGCCCTGCTCGTCCGTGCCGACCAGGTCGACCACGTCCCCGGGCCGCAGCAGGGTCACCAGGCCGGGGTCGGAGAGCCGGACCGGCGCCACCACCCGTCCGGACGCCGGTCCGGCCCGGGGAGCGACCAGGGCCAGCGGCGTCAGCACCTGACCCTGGGCGACCGGTGCGCTGACCGCGCGGCCGACCGCCTGCTCCGCCGCCGTGAGGGCGCCGGCGGGCAGGTCGGCGGCCCGGAGAGGCCGACGCTGCAGGTCGGCCGCCGTCAGCACGCTGCCGCCGGCCAGCTCGTGCGCGGCGACCAGCACGGTGCGCTCGGGCGGGCCCTCGGGCAGGGCGGCCGAGACCGCCGTGAGGACGGCGAGGGCCGCGGCGACCGCGGCCAGCGGACGCCGGTGCCAGGAGGCGGCGCGCAGCAGCGTGCGGAGGGGGTGACGCCGACCCGGCCCGGTCAGGGCGGCGGGCCGGCGACGGGTGCGCGGGGACGGCGGGAAGGTCACGCCGTCAGTCTCGGGACGCGCCGCCGGGGCGTGCGCGTCGTCCACAGCCCTAGGAGCTGGCGGCCTTGCTGGGTGTGGACGAGGACGAGGACGAGCCGCTGCCGGAGGACTCCTTGGCCAGCGCCGACGTCCCCTGCGGGCCCGAGCCGTTGGTGCCCGAGCCGTTGCTGCCCGAGCCGTTGCTGCCCGAGCCGCTGCCGGCGGTCTCCTTGGCGGGCGTGGAGCTGCTGCCTCCCCCGGAGGAGCCGTTCTCGGACGGGGCCTTGCGGCTGTCGGTGCGGTAGAAGCCCGAGCCCTTGAAGACGACGCCGACCGCGTTGTA
The window above is part of the Friedmanniella luteola genome. Proteins encoded here:
- a CDS encoding GDSL-type esterase/lipase family protein, translating into MRTRSLLTCLLVVVVLLTAGSCRSGAGAPAPSATRTVGVLDQWRAALAGRASEPAVWYSIGESLAEGQGASTVESRWFTQVSDALHAADPGGGRADYVPARQRVYGPDSPWGNRYSASEGTLVMRDGSAEAGYGFADLGHKALEMAPGASLTFSVTGTSVDLCWVGAPLAGTFSYTVDGGPPVSVSTTTETPAPASRTRATFATGGDHTVVVTAASDVVFAGLMVYDGGETSGITTVDGAWSSATLAVPFLTDLEGWRQTTSTLAPDLVTIELGGNDVLQGTDPATFRQQAQSLVDMLMSLPTPPSIYWVFPYQFSPTLDNADQMGTYQDQIAQLVAANPSVGLLSLRDQMPAATAAGGGLYASDGLHPNDAGQRVIAGLVGAVVTAPLAGTASPSPSPSPTR
- a CDS encoding GNAT family N-acetyltransferase — translated: MPWIEVHPAGPENEHALATLENAAWALELRARPRTGVDEPFFGPHRQPGDVLVAVEEPDGVILGHVDLDRQFTAPSNAHVLRLLNLLVSPAARGQGIGAKLLAAAVEEARVRGARKVEVRALATNATAVDLYTRAGFAEEARFHHEFALPDGRLVDDVWFARWIG
- a CDS encoding dioxygenase family protein, with protein sequence MTSLFERGVPAGAYDAFLPGAVAASRRQPLWQPEDGPLPSLFLSHGAPPLLDDPEWMAKLLAWSLSMPKPRSILIVSAHWESAPLSLSSSVAAAPLVYDFGGFHPRYYALTYPTPDASALASRVHAVMGDATPVHEHAERGLDHGAWVPLMVMYPLADVPVLQLSLPTEDPGDLLALGGRLRALREEGVLVIGSGFTTHGLPFLTRANAAGEVPTWSSDFDQWAAELLAAGDVDGLAGFRDHAPGMPWCHPTVEHFIPMFVTFGAASAPPASALTTIDGYMMGLSRRSFQLG
- a CDS encoding aminoacyl-tRNA deacylase — translated: MTEPQQTWPAGVGRMLAGAAERGLAVEVRPRPAARSLEEAAGLLGITPADIAKTLVLRRSDGSYLFAVLPGDTQLAWPKFRALVGVNKLTLPDAAEALAATGYARGTITPVGSTTAWPLWVDTRLAGRRVAMGAGDHGFSAFLDADALVTAYAGTVADLAG
- a CDS encoding alpha/beta hydrolase; protein product: MAKTGVLSRRVLATVWLVVGAAMVAVPVWLGWTRWQPVLMGHPLMLGLTIGCGLLGFVALAWAFASLVLGDRSEDDETRPRTERQRARRASRRIALAVPALFVCVLLVGALAWSRPFPASPVAVAAMRSGGDVRVSDRLTWFEMASTARDDDDQVVRPTTGLVFVPGARVDPRAYANVLRPLARAGYLVTVLKEPFGVSFVDAGHPERVMAAHPEIAQWVVAGHSLGGVTAASFADGTPTVGDARVAGLVLWASYPARRLERPDLRVTSVAGERDGLSTPATIDAAKDDLPPDTTYVVVPGAVHSWFGDYGDQPGDGTPTGDRAAAQAQITKATRAVLAAVTPKPPAKKK
- a CDS encoding UTP--glucose-1-phosphate uridylyltransferase: MSAQGLQQAQDKMVAAGVNPQAIEVFSHYYHQLEEGVSGVISEDSIDPLEDPDLLSDVTISDEEARSALAATVIIKLNGGLGTSMGLDRAKSLLTVRDGKSFLDLIVDQVRAARASSGATLPLVFMNSFRTREDTLAALAGYDDLAVEGLDLDFLQSQEPRLRADDLTPVAWPADPTLEWCPPGHGDLYPALEASGLLDRLLALGYRYASVSNSDNLGAAPDATIAGWFAASGAPYAAEICRRTAADRKGGHLAVRKADRQLILRDTAQTAKEEMHYFTDEHRHPYFHTNNLWFDLQVLSRTLKERGSVLGLPLIKNEKTVDPADPTSTPVVQIECAMGAAVEVFDGATAIGVGRERFLPVKTTNDLLLLRSDVYEVDDAGHLVRVTDPAPLVDLAGDHYKTISAFDARFPAGAPSLRRASGLAVEGDWTFEADVTVVGAGRLPDEGGPRTVPAGTVLQG
- a CDS encoding malonic semialdehyde reductase, encoding MTDLDVNAADLNAFEQEFDAPLAVPAGVADQLFRQAATAYRFSDQPVTDAQVRAVHDLLKWGPTAMNTQPLRMVLVRSPEARARLVEHMAGGNKERTGAAPLVALLAADVDFHDELDRVFPVYPNAKAGFADEAGRAAAAHTNAVLQAGYFILAVRAAGLAAGPMGGFDADAVSREFFPDGRHRVFMVVNLGHPSAESYRPRQPRLGYDEVVTTV
- a CDS encoding MscL family protein is translated as MLQGFKEFLLRGNLIELAVAFIMGTVFAAVVQAFTSIVLDLLGLVVRVEGLSDVAVRGINVGNFLTALITFVLTAAVLYFAVVVPYNRFSRVRKADEPEQAASTEDLLAEIRDLLRAQNRG
- a CDS encoding SAF domain-containing protein: MTFPPSPRTRRRPAALTGPGRRHPLRTLLRAASWHRRPLAAVAAALAVLTAVSAALPEGPPERTVLVAAHELAGGSVLTAADLQRRPLRAADLPAGALTAAEQAVGRAVSAPVAQGQVLTPLALVAPRAGPASGRVVAPVRLSDPGLVTLLRPGDVVDLVGTDEQGGGASVVARSARVVTVPHVDEETATGSDGGLVLVEVPTGTATALARAAVAGPLTLTWH
- a CDS encoding FmdB family zinc ribbon protein, coding for MPTYQYRCTECGHDLEAVQKFTDAALTECPNCGGSLRKVYNAVGVVFKGSGFYRTDSRKAPSENGSSGGGSSSTPAKETAGSGSGSNGSGSNGSGTNGSGPQGTSALAKESSGSGSSSSSSTPSKAASS